Within Epilithonimonas zeae, the genomic segment CCGTCTGACACCAGATTATTGGCAGTCTTTCGGACTTGGCTTTTTTGAATATTTCCAATTGGCGGAGGATTTAGGCGCAGAACCACTTCCGATTCTCAGCTGCGGAATGGCTTGCCAATTTAACACAGCTGAACTTGTAAAAATGGAAGATTTAGACCCTTACATTCAGGATGCTTTGGATTTGATTGAATTTGCAAACGGCGATTCCAATACAAAATGGGGAAAAATCCGTACAGAAATGGGACATCCGAAACCTTTTAATATGAAATTTATAGGTGTTGGAAACGAGCAGTGGGGAGCGGATTATATCGAACGCTACAAAGTTTTTGAAAAAGCAATTCACGCCAAATATCCCGATATCAAAATCATTTCCGGAAGCGGACCGTCTCCCGATGGCGAATTTTTCGATTACGGCTGGAAAGAGCTTAAAAAACTGAATGCTCAGATTGTGGACGAACATTACTACAATTCTCCGGAATGGTTCTTAAAAAATGCAGATCGATACGATAAATACGACCGAAGAGGACCAAAAGTTTTTGCCGGAGAATATGCCGCGCAATCGGTTGGCGTTGTAAAACCTGACAATAAAAACAATTGGCTGACCGCACTTTCAGAGGCCGCTTTTATGACCGGACTAGAACGCAACGCAGATGTCGTGACAATGACTTCCTACGCACCGCTTTTCGCCCACGCAGACGGTTGGCAATGGACGCCGGATTTAATTTGGTTCAATAATTTAAAATCTTATGCCACTCCGAATTATTATGTTCAGAAATTATTCTCCAACAACAAAGGAACAGATTTAATTAAAATCTCAGAAAACGGAAAACCGTTGAAAGGGGAGAATAATCTCTATGCATCGGCAGTTCGTGACCTTAAAAAAGAAGAAATCATCATTAAAATTGTTAATGCTAATCCTCAGGAAACTTCAGTTGAAATTAATCCGAAAAATAGTAAAACGGGCAATCAATTAACCAAAATTGTACTGACTTCTGCAGGACTTTCCGATGAAAATAATTTCCAATCAGAAACCATTACACCAAAAGAGGAAACGCAGGCCATTAAAAAAGGAAAGATTTCTGTTGAAATTCCGGCAAATTCTTTAGTGATTTTGAAAATAAAATAGCTTAAAACTACCATAAATAAAGGAGAATTTAAAATTAAGTGTAAATATTACATTTATTTAAAATAGAATCTTATATTTGTTTTAACTCTGATTAAAGAACTAACTCAATCTTTTATATTAAAAGGCTTCCACAGGTTCAGCCTGACAATGGTAAATATTGCGGTTATTATGAGAGCTGTCATCCCGAGCTTGGCGGAGGATTTATCAAATAATTCATAAAAAATTAATTATCCACGTTAATGAAAAAGTACGTTATCGGCTTAGACTACGGAACAGACTCTGTTCGTGCCGTTTTGATTGATACGGAAAATGGGGCAGAACTGGCAACTTCCGTAAGCTATTACCAAAGATGGAAAGAAGGAAAATTCTGCAAGCCGGAAGAAAATCAATTTCGTCAGCATCCGCTCGACCATATCGAAGGGTTGGAAAAAACCATTTCAACTGTTGTGAAAGAAAGTGGCGTTGCGCCGGAAAATATCTTCAGCATTTGTATTGATACGACAGGTTCGTCACCGCTTCCTGTGAATAAGGATGGAATTGCCTTGTCACTTTTGCCTGAATTTTCAGAAAATCCCAACGCAATGATGGTGTTATGGAAAGACCATACATCCATCAACGAAGCTGAAGAAATCAACCATCTGGTAAGAAACTGGGGCGGCGAAGATTATACAAAATTTGAAGGCGGAATCTATTCTTCCGAATGGTTTTGGGCAAAAATTCTTCACATCAACAGAGAAGATGAAGCCGTAAAAAACGTGGCTTATAGCTGGATGGAACATTGCGATTACCTTACCTTTTTACTTTCCGATAATCAGGATTTAGCAACATTTAAAAGAAGTCGTTGTGCAGCGGGTCACAAAGCAATGTGGCACGAATCGTGGGATGGACTTCCTTCCAAAGAATTTCTCGGTCAGCTGGATTCTTCACTGGCAGAACTTCGTGATAGGCTGTACGATAAAACCTATACTTCCGATGAAGTTGCCGGAAATCTGAATGAAGAATGGGCAACAAAATTAGGCTTGACGGCCAATACGGTAATTGCTGTCGGAACTTTCGATGCTCATTCCGGAGCGGTTGGTGCAAAAGTGGAGGAAAATACGCTGATCAGAATTATGGGAACGTCAACTTGCGATATTATGGTGGCTCCCAACGAAATCATTGGCGACAAAACAGTTAAAGGAATCTGCGGACAGGTCGATGGTTCCGTGATTCCGGGATTGATGGGATTAGAAGCGGGGCAATCTGCATTTGGTGATGTTTTGGCGTGGTACAAAGATATTCTGACTTGGCCGACACACCATATTGTGATGAATTCCAATGTCATTGACGAAAATCAAAAACAGTTGCTGAAAGAAGAAATAGAAAACAATCTTATTCGCAATCTCACTTTGGAAGCGGAAAAAATTCCACTTTCGGAGGTGGTTCCGGTTGCCTTGGATTGGATTAACGGACGAAGAACACCAGATGCCAATCAGGAACTGAAAATGGCGATCAGCAACCTTTCCTTGGGGACAAAAGCACCGCATATTTTCAAAGCTTTGGTAAATGCGATTTGCTTTGGAGCCAAAAAAATCGTCGACCGTTTCGAAGAAGAAGGCGTAAAAATCGAAAAAGTAATCGGAATTGGTGGCGTTGCCAGAAAATCACCGTTCATAATGCAGACTTTGGCCAATGTTCTTAATATGCCGATTGTAGTGGCAGCTTCAGACCAGGCTCCGGCTTTGGGCGCAGCTATTTATGCGGCTGTTGCAGCGGGAATTTACCCGACTGTTCAGGAAGCGAGCCAGAAAATGGGTTCCGATTTCGAAGCAGAATATTTCCCACAAGCAGAAAAGGTAGAAAAATATGCAGAATTTATGAAACAATATCAGATTCTCGCAGATTTCACAGAAAATAATATCAAATCAAAGAAAAAGTTGATAGCTGAAAGTTTATAGTTGATAGAAGTTAAAGCAGAAAAGCTCCGTAGGAGTGCCCTGTTAATAGCAAATATGTAAATATTATCATCACAAAAAGAGCCTCGTACAAGCGACCTGTAAATATTTACATTAGTGAAAAACCAACAACCATCAACAAAAAACCATCAACTAAAATTATTATGGCAGCTTAATCCGTCTTCCGCTCCCAATCTTTTTTTGCCAGAGCTTTTTCAACGCAAAAAAAGGATTTCCGCTCAAGCCGGGCTGCGTGCAATTCGACGTTCAAAACTTGAATAAGATTATTCAATAGAGGCGGGCTTTAGCCCGTCTACAAAAGAACGAAAACAAATTCGGCTTTAGCCGAAACGTAAATTTTGGCTAAAGCCAAATGAAAATCAAAAATAAGACATCGGGCTAAAGCCCGACGCAATTGAAAAATAAATATTTGATTCTTAAATCAATTAATATTTCAATCATTAATAAAATAAAAATGAGCATCTATAAAGAATTAAAACGAGAATGTTACGAAGCCAATATGCAACTCGATGCATTAAAGCTGGTCGTTTACACATTCGGAAACGTAAGCGCTGTCGACCGTGACAAAGGAATCTTTGCCATCAAGCCGAGCGGTGTTCCTTACGAATTATTGAAACCGGAAGACATCGTAATTTTAGATTACGATGCCAATGTGGTGGAAGGAAATTTAAGACCATCTTCCGACACCAAAACCCACGCTTATCTTTATAAAAACTGGGAAAACATCGGTGGGATTTCACACACGCACGCTATCTATTCCGTAGCTTGGGCACAGTCGCAACTGGACATCCCGATTTTCGGAACGACCCACGCAGACCATCTGACAACAGATATTCCTTGTGCACCGCCGATGCACGATGATTTAATCGAGGGCAATTACGAATACAACACCGGAATCCAGATTCTGGATTGCTTTAAAGAAAAGAACTTGTCTTACGAAGAAGTAGAAATGGTGCTCATCGGAAATCACGGACCGTTCACTTGGGGAAAAAATGCAGACAAAGCGGTTTACAACAGCAAAGTCCTCGAAACCATCGCCGAGATGGCTTATCTCACAAGACAAATCAATCCTAATGTTCCCCGTTTGAAAGATTCATTAATCAAAAAACATTACGAAAGAAAACACGGCAAAAATGCCTATTACGGACAATAATACAATTAAATAAAGGCTGTCATTCTGAACGAAACGTAGTGTAGTGAAGAATCTCAATTATCAACAGAGATTCCTCGTTCCTCGGAATGACAAAACAAAATAATAAACACTATCAACAATCAACCAACAACAATCAACCAACAACAATCAACTAAAAATATGTTAACACCTCTCAATACGAAAGAAATCTGGTTCATCACCGGAAGCCAGCATTTATACGGTCCTGAAACATTAGCGCAGGTTGCGGAACATTCAGCGAAAATCGTAGAAGCGTTCAATGCTTCGTCTCAAATTCCTGTTAAAGTGGTTTTGAAGCCAACCGTAAAAACAACAGAAGAAATTTTTGAAACACTTACCGCTGCCAACTTTGCAAAAGACTGCATCGGAATCGTAACCTGGATGCACACGTTTTCACCCGCAAAAATGTGGATTCGTGGACTGACCGCTTTACAAAAGCCAATGTTGCATCTTCACACGCAGTTCAACCAGGATATTCCTTGGTCTACAATGGATATGGACTTTATGAACCTGAATCAGGCTGCGCACGGCGACCGTGAATTCGGATTTATGGTAAGCCGTCTTCGCAAAAACAGAAAAGTAGTTGTAGGACATTGGGCTGAAGAAAGAGTTCAGAAACAGATTGGAGAATGGAGTAGAGTTGCCGCAGGTTGGGATGATTGGCAAGGTGCGAAGTTCGCCCGTTTTGGTGATAATATGAGATTTGTAGCGGTTACGGATGGTGATAAAGTGGAAGCGGAAACCAAATTTGGATTTTCAGTAAACACTTGGGGAATCGGAGATTTGGTGAGCGTTGTCAATTCAATTGGTGATGGTGAAATCAAAACCTTAATTGAAGAATATGAAGCTTCATACAAAATGGCAGAATCTCTTCTTTCCGGAGGTTCAAACAGAAAATCTCTGGAAGTTGCCGCAAGAATCGAATTAGGTTTGGAAAAATTCCTGAAAGATGGAAATTTCAAAGGTTTTTCCGATACTTTCGAAGACCTTCACGGCTTGGAACAATTACCTGGAATTGCCGTTCAGAGATTGATGGAAAAAGGTTATGGATTTGCCGGAGAAGGCGACTGGAAAACTGCCGCTTTGGTTCGTGCGATGAAAACAATGGGACAAGGTCTTGAAGGTGGAAATGCCTTTATGGAAGATTATACTTATCATTTAAATCCTTCAAATCCTTCAATTCTAGGTTCACATATGTTGGAAGTTGACCCTGTTTTGGCGATTGACAAACCTTCTTGTGAAATTCATCCATTGGGAATTGGCGGAAAAGCTGACCCGGTTCGTCTGGTTTTCAATTCGAGAGGAAATATCGATTCTTTAAATGCCGCTTTGATGGATTTCGGAAATCATTTCAGACTGTTAATCAACAAAACAAAAGCGTTGGAAATTACCGAAGAATTGCCAAAACTTCCGGTTGCGAGAGTCCTTTGGAAGCCGCTTCCTGACCTGTACACGGCAGCTGAAGCGTGGATTTTGGCAGGTGGAGCGCATCACACGTGTTACAGTGAGAACATCAGCGTAGAACAATTGGAAGATTTTGCAGAGATTGCAGGTATCGAATCGCTTGTTATTGATGAAGATACGAAAATCCGTGATTTTAAGAACACACTTCGCTGGAATGAAATATATTATCGTTAAACTTGCAAAACTTCTAAAAAATGAGAAAAACAAGTATCAACCTGATAATTCTTTTTGCCGTTTTATGTATTTTCGGGTGCAATAAAAAAGAAAATCAATCAAAAACTCAACCGGAAACAATGGAAAACATACAGGTTTCAGATTACGGAGTCACGTCAAAAGGCGATTCCATCAAAAAATATACTTTAACCAACAAAAACGGGATGAAGCTGGAAGTCATTAACTTCGGCGGAATTATCACTTCACTTACCGCTCCCGACAAGAACGGAAAATACGAAGATGTCGTTTTAGGATTTACCAAGCCTGAAGATTATTTCAACGGAAATCCATATTATTTCGGGGCATTGATTGGCCGTTACGGAAACAGAATTGCCAATGCCAAATTTACTTTGGAAGGCAAATCATATGACATCGACAAAAACGACGGGCCAAACAGTCTTCACGGCGGAAAAGAAGGATTCCACACCAAATTCTGGAATATTGAACCAGTGAAAGATGCAAAATTCCCGACTTTGAAACTGACTTACACCAGCGCTGACGGTGAAGAAGGTTATCCGGGA encodes:
- a CDS encoding L-ribulose-5-phosphate 4-epimerase, giving the protein MSIYKELKRECYEANMQLDALKLVVYTFGNVSAVDRDKGIFAIKPSGVPYELLKPEDIVILDYDANVVEGNLRPSSDTKTHAYLYKNWENIGGISHTHAIYSVAWAQSQLDIPIFGTTHADHLTTDIPCAPPMHDDLIEGNYEYNTGIQILDCFKEKNLSYEEVEMVLIGNHGPFTWGKNADKAVYNSKVLETIAEMAYLTRQINPNVPRLKDSLIKKHYERKHGKNAYYGQ
- a CDS encoding ribulokinase, with the protein product MKKYVIGLDYGTDSVRAVLIDTENGAELATSVSYYQRWKEGKFCKPEENQFRQHPLDHIEGLEKTISTVVKESGVAPENIFSICIDTTGSSPLPVNKDGIALSLLPEFSENPNAMMVLWKDHTSINEAEEINHLVRNWGGEDYTKFEGGIYSSEWFWAKILHINREDEAVKNVAYSWMEHCDYLTFLLSDNQDLATFKRSRCAAGHKAMWHESWDGLPSKEFLGQLDSSLAELRDRLYDKTYTSDEVAGNLNEEWATKLGLTANTVIAVGTFDAHSGAVGAKVEENTLIRIMGTSTCDIMVAPNEIIGDKTVKGICGQVDGSVIPGLMGLEAGQSAFGDVLAWYKDILTWPTHHIVMNSNVIDENQKQLLKEEIENNLIRNLTLEAEKIPLSEVVPVALDWINGRRTPDANQELKMAISNLSLGTKAPHIFKALVNAICFGAKKIVDRFEEEGVKIEKVIGIGGVARKSPFIMQTLANVLNMPIVVAASDQAPALGAAIYAAVAAGIYPTVQEASQKMGSDFEAEYFPQAEKVEKYAEFMKQYQILADFTENNIKSKKKLIAESL
- a CDS encoding alpha-L-arabinofuranosidase C-terminal domain-containing protein — encoded protein: MKTKTKIFTAAISLSVAFFSAQNKTIQTHFLDLDGTSTNIKIQPTMYGIFFEDINFAADGGLYAELIKNRSFEFDEPLTGWKQPNTKTLSPNLDSGFLTIITDKSKSNKNYARITVWNDKNYILENEGFRGIGLHQGEKYDLSFNLENVSGNISAINTSLIDENGTVISSVSTIIKGGGWQKYNAVFVPSRTVEKAKLQITFTGKGVVNMDMISLFPQDTWKGRKGGLRKDLVQKLYDLQPGFLRFPGGCIVEGRTLAERYQWKKTIGKVEDRENLINKWNNGFAHRLTPDYWQSFGLGFFEYFQLAEDLGAEPLPILSCGMACQFNTAELVKMEDLDPYIQDALDLIEFANGDSNTKWGKIRTEMGHPKPFNMKFIGVGNEQWGADYIERYKVFEKAIHAKYPDIKIISGSGPSPDGEFFDYGWKELKKLNAQIVDEHYYNSPEWFLKNADRYDKYDRRGPKVFAGEYAAQSVGVVKPDNKNNWLTALSEAAFMTGLERNADVVTMTSYAPLFAHADGWQWTPDLIWFNNLKSYATPNYYVQKLFSNNKGTDLIKISENGKPLKGENNLYASAVRDLKKEEIIIKIVNANPQETSVEINPKNSKTGNQLTKIVLTSAGLSDENNFQSETITPKEETQAIKKGKISVEIPANSLVILKIK
- the araA gene encoding L-arabinose isomerase; this translates as MLTPLNTKEIWFITGSQHLYGPETLAQVAEHSAKIVEAFNASSQIPVKVVLKPTVKTTEEIFETLTAANFAKDCIGIVTWMHTFSPAKMWIRGLTALQKPMLHLHTQFNQDIPWSTMDMDFMNLNQAAHGDREFGFMVSRLRKNRKVVVGHWAEERVQKQIGEWSRVAAGWDDWQGAKFARFGDNMRFVAVTDGDKVEAETKFGFSVNTWGIGDLVSVVNSIGDGEIKTLIEEYEASYKMAESLLSGGSNRKSLEVAARIELGLEKFLKDGNFKGFSDTFEDLHGLEQLPGIAVQRLMEKGYGFAGEGDWKTAALVRAMKTMGQGLEGGNAFMEDYTYHLNPSNPSILGSHMLEVDPVLAIDKPSCEIHPLGIGGKADPVRLVFNSRGNIDSLNAALMDFGNHFRLLINKTKALEITEELPKLPVARVLWKPLPDLYTAAEAWILAGGAHHTCYSENISVEQLEDFAEIAGIESLVIDEDTKIRDFKNTLRWNEIYYR